In Spirochaeta thermophila DSM 6578, the following proteins share a genomic window:
- a CDS encoding chemotaxis protein CheX — MEIVSSLGLVGGMKGYGFLLFSQRNALLFTSTVSRALGYAIEGEELTELHRSFLLEFTNQIFGRTAGKFSRLGIDVRITPPSLLLGKGVSPLFFHEAAHLHLSIQGTFGTFLLSLILKHPLR, encoded by the coding sequence GTGGAGATAGTGAGTTCGCTCGGTCTGGTCGGAGGCATGAAAGGATACGGATTTCTCCTCTTCTCACAGAGAAACGCCCTCCTCTTCACCTCCACCGTCTCACGGGCGCTCGGGTATGCGATAGAGGGGGAGGAGCTCACGGAGCTCCACAGATCGTTTCTCCTCGAGTTCACCAACCAGATCTTCGGAAGGACCGCAGGCAAGTTCTCACGCTTGGGCATCGATGTGCGTATCACCCCCCCCTCCCTGCTATTGGGGAAAGGGGTCTCGCCTCTCTTCTTCCACGAGGCCGCACATCTCCATCTCTCCATACAGGGGACGTTCGGGACCTTTCTCCTGTCTCTCATCCTGAAACATCCTTTGAGA
- a CDS encoding IS256 family transposase, protein MKRGNTRTLIETQYTLSDLMKQVEDQLREEVRHTYKTYLEHLLETLREEAVGRPRYARGEPEKGQYYRYGYRKWKSVQTPWGPIEEVRVPRIRTGGGKEVKLVTYEQRLVALAEQLLLGYVGGMSARTWAILLRELGIGEAHPQTLLRLIKRLREEKEQWRRRSLRGVKALVLDGVWAKRRGRGQKKLVVLSAVGVKEDGSHELLDWVVAEQEDQASYERLLTRLYERGLHEVELVVADEAEGIRQAVETVYPEAKKQVCLWHLQGTLEQKLLQDMGERKGKNADLQKERRAFRAEYWKLFEAGGKEDAARALEAFVKKWAAKAPRMTASLLWRKDRLFSYLELPYEWKEKVRTSNLAENMFRHMRSFLRRYPGYMSHAHADEVVGLYVVGMQVIQEVGRRTPYQLQLNFNTPP, encoded by the coding sequence ATGAAGCGTGGTAACACACGCACACTGATTGAGACACAGTATACCCTCTCTGATCTGATGAAACAAGTGGAAGACCAGCTACGGGAGGAGGTGCGCCACACCTACAAGACGTACCTGGAACACCTCCTTGAGACGCTGAGAGAGGAGGCAGTAGGACGACCACGATATGCACGAGGGGAGCCTGAGAAAGGGCAGTACTACCGGTACGGCTACAGAAAGTGGAAGAGCGTGCAGACCCCCTGGGGGCCGATCGAGGAGGTACGCGTGCCCCGCATTCGCACCGGCGGGGGGAAGGAGGTAAAGCTGGTGACCTACGAGCAGAGGCTCGTGGCCCTCGCCGAGCAGCTCCTTCTCGGGTATGTGGGAGGGATGAGCGCGCGGACGTGGGCCATCCTGTTACGGGAGCTGGGGATAGGCGAGGCTCACCCGCAGACACTCCTGCGGCTCATAAAGCGTCTTCGTGAGGAGAAGGAGCAGTGGCGGAGGAGGTCCCTTAGAGGAGTGAAGGCCCTTGTGCTGGATGGAGTGTGGGCAAAGAGGCGTGGGAGGGGTCAGAAGAAGCTGGTTGTCCTGAGTGCCGTGGGGGTGAAGGAGGACGGATCTCATGAGCTCCTCGACTGGGTCGTTGCGGAGCAGGAGGACCAGGCGAGCTACGAGCGACTCCTTACCAGGCTCTATGAGCGAGGGCTTCATGAGGTGGAGCTGGTGGTGGCCGATGAGGCTGAGGGGATCCGGCAGGCCGTGGAGACGGTGTATCCTGAGGCGAAGAAGCAGGTATGCCTCTGGCACCTGCAGGGTACGCTTGAGCAGAAGCTCCTGCAGGACATGGGGGAACGGAAGGGGAAGAACGCAGACCTCCAGAAGGAGAGGCGAGCTTTTCGAGCGGAGTACTGGAAGCTCTTTGAGGCAGGAGGGAAGGAGGACGCAGCACGTGCGTTGGAGGCATTCGTGAAGAAGTGGGCGGCGAAGGCTCCCCGGATGACGGCCTCCCTCCTGTGGCGGAAGGACCGGCTTTTCTCCTATCTGGAGTTACCCTATGAGTGGAAGGAGAAGGTGAGGACGAGCAACCTTGCGGAGAACATGTTTCGGCACATGAGAAGCTTTCTACGGAGGTATCCTGGGTATATGAGCCATGCCCATGCAGATGAGGTGGTAGGCCTCTACGTGGTGGGCATGCAGGTGATACAAGAGGTGGGGAGACGCACCCCTTATCAGCTCCAGCTCAATTTCAACACTCCCCCTTGA